In one Bradyrhizobium sp. 4 genomic region, the following are encoded:
- the soxY gene encoding thiosulfate oxidation carrier protein SoxY: MTILTGPSATRRLILQGAASVALLGLGNLPFGAAPARAAANDKYPEEAFRQKSEADAIKALYGKTAEPSDKVKLDAPEIAENGGVVPISVTTTLDKVSSISFFVAENPSALAASYRIPEGTIPAVANRLKMAKTTNVVAIVEADGKLYSATKEVKVTVGGCGG, translated from the coding sequence CCTTCAGGGCGCAGCCTCGGTCGCGTTGCTCGGCCTCGGCAATCTGCCGTTCGGCGCCGCGCCTGCGCGCGCCGCGGCCAACGACAAATATCCGGAAGAGGCCTTCAGGCAGAAGAGCGAGGCGGACGCCATCAAGGCGCTCTACGGCAAAACCGCCGAGCCGTCCGACAAGGTCAAGCTGGACGCCCCTGAGATCGCCGAGAACGGCGGCGTGGTGCCGATCTCGGTGACGACGACGCTCGACAAGGTCAGCTCGATCTCGTTCTTCGTGGCCGAAAATCCCAGCGCGCTGGCCGCGTCCTACAGGATTCCCGAAGGCACGATCCCTGCTGTCGCCAACCGGCTGAAGATGGCCAAGACCACCAACGTGGTCGCGATCGTGGAGGCCGACGGCAAACTCTACAGCGCGACCAAAGAGGTCAAGGTCACCGTCGGCGGCTGCGGCGGCTAA
- the soxZ gene encoding thiosulfate oxidation carrier complex protein SoxZ, giving the protein MASSIRVRATANGDITEVQALIQHPMDTGFVKDAKGELIPAHYIQQLKFECNGKDVFVADWGTAVSKDPYVKFSFKGAKKGDDLKVSWTDNKGASDTTTAKIS; this is encoded by the coding sequence ATGGCATCCAGCATTCGCGTTCGCGCCACCGCCAACGGCGACATCACCGAGGTGCAGGCGCTGATCCAGCACCCGATGGATACCGGCTTCGTCAAGGACGCCAAGGGCGAGCTGATCCCGGCGCATTACATCCAGCAGCTGAAATTCGAATGTAACGGCAAGGACGTCTTCGTTGCCGATTGGGGCACCGCGGTCTCGAAGGACCCCTACGTCAAGTTCAGCTTCAAGGGGGCCAAGAAGGGCGACGATCTCAAGGTCTCCTGGACCGATAACAAGGGTGCGTCGGACACGACCACCGCGAAGATCTCGTGA
- the soxA gene encoding sulfur oxidation c-type cytochrome SoxA has protein sequence MKARTSILLGSLSAALVALALTSPRVVAADKVDPGADAKAFQNFFFQKFPTVKHEDFVNGPYSMNEDMKRQWQEKEEFPPYEFALDAGKEMFATPFKNGKTYADCFPNGGIGIRQNYPYFDEKEGKVVTLELALNRCREANGEAPYSYVKDEMASLTAYMAFTSRGKPMDITIPDDPRALAAFENGKRYFYTRRGQLNFSCASCHVQSPGERIRAEILAPALGILNAMPIYRSEWSGMGTTSRRFVTCNSQTRAVPLEPQADEYRDVEYFLSYVANGLPISGPGARP, from the coding sequence ATGAAGGCCCGCACCTCCATCCTGCTTGGTTCGTTGAGCGCCGCGCTCGTCGCGTTGGCCCTCACCTCTCCGCGCGTGGTGGCGGCCGACAAGGTCGATCCCGGCGCCGATGCCAAGGCGTTCCAGAACTTCTTCTTCCAGAAGTTCCCGACCGTGAAGCACGAGGACTTCGTCAACGGTCCTTATTCCATGAACGAGGACATGAAGCGGCAGTGGCAGGAGAAGGAGGAATTCCCGCCCTACGAGTTCGCGCTCGACGCCGGCAAGGAGATGTTCGCCACCCCGTTCAAGAACGGCAAGACTTATGCCGACTGTTTTCCGAACGGCGGCATCGGCATCCGCCAGAACTATCCTTATTTCGACGAGAAGGAAGGCAAGGTCGTCACGCTGGAGCTGGCGCTCAACCGCTGCCGCGAGGCCAATGGCGAGGCGCCCTATTCCTACGTCAAGGACGAGATGGCCTCGCTCACCGCCTACATGGCCTTCACCTCGCGTGGCAAGCCGATGGACATCACGATCCCCGACGATCCTCGCGCGCTCGCGGCATTCGAGAACGGCAAGCGCTATTTCTACACCCGCCGCGGCCAGTTGAACTTCTCCTGCGCGAGCTGCCATGTGCAGAGCCCGGGCGAGCGCATCCGCGCCGAGATCCTGGCGCCGGCGCTCGGCATTCTGAACGCGATGCCGATCTACCGCTCCGAATGGAGCGGCATGGGAACGACCAGCCGCCGCTTCGTCACCTGCAACAGCCAGACCCGCGCGGTTCCGCTGGAGCCGCAGGCGGATGAATATCGCGACGTCGAATATTTCCTGTCCTACGTCGCCAACGGCCTGCCGATATCGGGACCGGGAGCGCGGCCATGA
- the soxB gene encoding thiosulfohydrolase SoxB: MAIRRRDFLKNAGLAAASLSLPRLARGAEAASIYDLERFGNARILHLTDTHAQLNPVYFREPSVNIGIGEMAGRPPHLVGRAFLDRFAIRPDSADAYAFSCFEFEKSAGRFGKLGGFAHLKTLIDRLRGDVGEKHSVLVDGGDLWQGSGLANIMQGRDMVEAANLLGIEAMTGHWEFTYGEQALRDNLARFKGEFLAQNVFLTEEAAFNDAAAFDKATGRVFKPSVIKELGGHRVAIVGQAFPYVPIAHPKRFTPDWTFGIREEELQKHVDGLRGADKVDAVILLSHNGMDVDLKLASRVTGIDVILGGHTHDAIPQPIAVKNASGTTLVTNAGSNGKFLAVLDLALDKGKVGDVKYHLLPVYSELLKPDPAMAELIGRLRAPFVTDWLEKIATPDRLLYRRDNFAGPVDELICSALRTELNAEIALSPGFRWGVTGLSGQALTMEDLLAETAISYPETYVQEMTGAQIKDVLEDVCDNLFNTDPYYQQGGDMVRAGGLSYTCMPTAPIGGRISELKLNGGKALSASHRYKVAGWASVNSQQGAPVWDVVAKYLRSGRMFQERLGSGVTLKGVEGNPGIAGQG; encoded by the coding sequence ATGGCGATCCGCCGCCGCGATTTCCTGAAGAATGCAGGCCTTGCTGCCGCATCGCTCAGCCTGCCACGGCTTGCGCGCGGTGCTGAGGCCGCGAGCATTTACGACCTCGAACGGTTCGGCAATGCGCGCATCCTTCACCTCACCGACACGCATGCGCAACTCAATCCGGTCTATTTTCGCGAGCCCAGCGTCAATATCGGGATCGGCGAGATGGCCGGACGGCCGCCGCATCTGGTCGGGCGCGCCTTCCTCGACCGTTTCGCCATCAGGCCCGACAGCGCGGACGCCTATGCCTTCAGCTGCTTCGAGTTCGAGAAGTCCGCAGGCCGCTTCGGCAAGCTCGGCGGCTTCGCCCATCTGAAGACGCTGATCGACCGCTTGCGCGGCGATGTCGGCGAAAAACACTCCGTGCTCGTTGACGGCGGCGACCTCTGGCAGGGCTCGGGACTCGCCAACATCATGCAGGGCCGCGACATGGTCGAGGCCGCAAACCTGCTCGGTATCGAGGCGATGACCGGGCATTGGGAATTCACCTACGGCGAGCAGGCGCTGCGCGACAATCTCGCGCGCTTCAAGGGCGAGTTTCTGGCGCAGAACGTTTTCCTGACCGAGGAAGCGGCATTCAACGACGCCGCCGCCTTCGACAAGGCGACGGGGCGCGTGTTCAAGCCCTCCGTGATCAAGGAGCTCGGCGGCCATCGCGTCGCGATCGTCGGCCAGGCCTTCCCTTACGTGCCGATCGCGCATCCCAAACGGTTCACGCCGGACTGGACCTTCGGCATCCGCGAGGAGGAACTCCAGAAGCATGTCGACGGCTTGCGCGGCGCCGACAAGGTCGATGCGGTCATCCTGCTGTCGCACAACGGCATGGACGTCGACCTCAAGCTCGCAAGCCGCGTCACCGGCATCGACGTCATCCTCGGCGGCCATACCCATGATGCGATCCCGCAGCCAATCGCAGTGAAAAATGCGAGCGGGACGACGCTCGTCACCAATGCCGGCTCCAACGGAAAATTCCTTGCCGTGCTCGATCTCGCGCTCGACAAGGGCAAGGTCGGCGACGTCAAATATCATCTGCTGCCGGTCTATTCCGAGCTGTTGAAGCCCGATCCCGCAATGGCGGAACTGATCGGCCGGTTGCGGGCGCCCTTCGTCACCGACTGGTTGGAGAAGATCGCGACGCCCGATCGCCTGCTGTATCGCCGCGACAATTTCGCCGGCCCAGTCGACGAGCTGATCTGCAGCGCGCTGCGCACCGAGCTCAACGCCGAGATCGCGCTGTCGCCGGGCTTCCGCTGGGGCGTCACCGGGCTCTCCGGCCAGGCGCTGACGATGGAGGATTTGCTCGCGGAAACCGCGATCAGCTATCCCGAGACCTATGTGCAGGAGATGACCGGAGCCCAGATCAAGGACGTGCTGGAAGACGTCTGCGACAATCTCTTCAACACCGATCCCTATTACCAGCAGGGCGGCGACATGGTGCGCGCCGGCGGGCTCAGCTACACCTGCATGCCGACAGCGCCGATCGGCGGCCGCATCTCGGAGCTGAAGCTCAATGGCGGCAAGGCGCTCAGTGCCAGCCACCGTTACAAGGTCGCGGGCTGGGCCTCGGTCAACAGCCAGCAAGGCGCGCCGGTGTGGGATGTGGTGGCAAAATATCTGCGCTCGGGCCGGATGTTTCAGGAGCGGCTCGGCTCCGGCGTCACGCTAAAGGGCGTCGAGGGTAATCCGGGCATTGCAGGACAGGGATGA